A single Triticum dicoccoides isolate Atlit2015 ecotype Zavitan chromosome 2A, WEW_v2.0, whole genome shotgun sequence DNA region contains:
- the LOC119354381 gene encoding ubiquitin carboxyl-terminal hydrolase 12-like, with translation MVIREDETLSSIKECLQKKLKVSDEDFSKWKFAYISLGCPDYFEDSDTVATRFQINMYGAWEQYLGLEHPEQRQERHIVLTRTAIHFRGL, from the exons ATGGTTATTCGTGAGGATGAGACCTTATCTTCTATTAAAGAATGTTTACAGAAAAAGCTAAAGGTCTCAGATGAGGATTTCTCCAAG TGGAAATTTGCGTACATATCCCTTGGTTGCCCAGACTATTTTGAAGATTCTGACACTGTAGCCACGAGATTTCAG ATAAACATGTATGGAGCTTGGGAGCAGTATCTTGGACTGGAGCACCCGGAACAGCGCCAAGAAAGGCACATAGTGCTAACCAG AACCGCCATTCATTTTAGAGGCCTGTAA